In Nocardia sputorum, a single genomic region encodes these proteins:
- a CDS encoding flavin-containing monooxygenase, whose protein sequence is MTSGSRIGIVGAGIAGLACAKVLQQEGFPVEIFDRAPDVGGVWSATRRYPGLQTQNSKDTYHFSDFPMPGDYPRVLDGQHMQAYLAAYAERFGLTEHLRLRTEVVAADPVDSGWLLEIRDESGVHRASCDHLVIANGVFSEPAMPEYHGADWFRAAGGRLCHSSEFTDLESVRGKSVVVVGYGKSACDIATAVSEVAASTSVVARRLFWKMPRKLARVIDYERLMLTRFGEAHFHYLRPRWMDRFLDGPGESVRISNFDLIQELVTKHSHLRELDLVPTGRFEEIAESTVSLVSEGFYEQVANGRITVHRDTTITEMGGGQKAAPGIRLSTGQVLQADVVICATGFQQRVPFLTPYIQRRLTDEHGNFRLHRQILPLGVPNLTFAGYNSSTISTLNAEVAAHWTAALLTGRLHLPPAEKLDEEIDARLRWMEERTHGRHAHGTAVVPFSIQNIDEMLADLKFRLPLHTRAAQVFRRIKPESYRGLATRRKPGPGPTARPTAPIEAELLPYEGDSGRVSH, encoded by the coding sequence ATGACAAGCGGAAGCCGCATCGGGATCGTCGGTGCGGGTATCGCAGGTCTCGCCTGCGCGAAAGTATTGCAACAGGAGGGTTTTCCGGTCGAAATCTTCGACCGCGCACCCGATGTCGGTGGCGTGTGGAGTGCGACCCGGCGATACCCGGGACTGCAAACGCAGAACTCCAAGGACACGTACCACTTCTCCGACTTTCCGATGCCGGGCGACTACCCGCGGGTTCTCGACGGGCAGCACATGCAGGCGTATCTGGCCGCCTACGCCGAGCGCTTCGGGTTGACCGAGCACTTGCGGCTGCGCACCGAGGTGGTCGCCGCCGATCCGGTGGACAGCGGCTGGCTGCTGGAAATTCGCGACGAGAGCGGAGTCCACCGGGCGTCGTGCGACCACCTGGTGATCGCCAACGGCGTTTTCAGTGAGCCCGCGATGCCGGAGTACCACGGCGCCGACTGGTTCCGCGCCGCGGGCGGGCGTCTGTGCCATTCCTCGGAGTTCACCGATCTGGAGTCGGTGCGCGGCAAGTCGGTCGTCGTGGTGGGTTACGGCAAGTCCGCCTGCGACATCGCCACCGCGGTGAGCGAGGTCGCGGCGTCCACCTCGGTCGTGGCGCGGCGGCTGTTCTGGAAGATGCCGCGCAAGCTGGCGCGGGTGATCGACTACGAACGGCTGATGCTGACCCGCTTCGGCGAGGCCCATTTCCACTACCTACGGCCCCGCTGGATGGATCGGTTCCTGGACGGTCCCGGTGAATCCGTGCGGATCAGCAACTTCGATCTGATCCAGGAACTGGTCACCAAGCACTCTCACCTGCGCGAACTCGACTTGGTGCCCACCGGGCGATTCGAGGAGATCGCCGAGAGCACCGTGAGTCTCGTCAGCGAGGGCTTCTACGAGCAGGTGGCCAACGGACGCATCACGGTGCACCGGGACACGACCATCACCGAGATGGGCGGCGGCCAGAAGGCGGCGCCCGGGATCCGGCTGTCCACCGGGCAGGTGCTGCAGGCCGACGTCGTGATCTGCGCGACCGGCTTCCAGCAGCGCGTCCCCTTCCTCACCCCGTATATCCAGCGCAGGCTGACCGACGAGCACGGCAACTTCCGCCTGCATCGGCAGATCCTGCCGTTGGGGGTGCCGAATCTGACCTTCGCCGGCTACAACTCCTCGACGATCAGCACGCTCAACGCCGAGGTCGCCGCGCACTGGACCGCCGCGCTGCTCACCGGCAGGCTGCACCTGCCGCCCGCGGAGAAACTCGACGAGGAGATCGACGCCCGCCTGCGCTGGATGGAGGAACGCACGCACGGCCGCCACGCGCATGGCACCGCGGTCGTCCCGTTCTCCATCCAGAACATCGACGAGATGCTCGCCGACCTGAAGTTCCGCCTGCCGCTGCACACGCGAGCGGCGCAGGTGTTCCGCCGGATCAAGCCGGAGTCCTACCGGGGTCTGGCCACCCGTCGCAAGCCCGGGCCGGGGCCGACGGCGCGCCCGACGGCGCCGATCGAGGCGGAACTGCTGCCCTATGAGGGCGACAGCGGCCGGGTCAGCCACTAG
- a CDS encoding LysR family transcriptional regulator, with product MEALDMNLLVALDALLDTNSVTLAAERLHTSPPAMSRTLAKLRGVLGDPLLVRAGRNLVPTPRALELRYEVSTLVEQGRALLTPRDDLDPAALRRTFAVQAGDMVLSELAGPLLSAVRAQAPGVTLRFLPDIVEGTAALRDGRVDLEVGVIDHTDPETAVRRVLTDRVIGVAAADHPLVTDRVTVAAYAAAPHLSISRTGRSHGPIDDRLALHGRTRRVVATVPTLTSALFAVRGSDLVCPAPALLSAATLPAIGLAAFEIPLPLPEVAIGMAWHPRNTADGGHRWLRDLVQEILLRSSAAARPPKRKRARAAQDTGGGLESR from the coding sequence GTGGAAGCGCTGGACATGAATCTCCTCGTGGCCCTCGACGCACTGCTCGACACCAACAGCGTCACCCTGGCCGCGGAGCGCCTACACACCTCGCCACCCGCGATGAGCCGGACGCTGGCCAAATTGCGTGGCGTGCTCGGCGACCCGCTGCTGGTGCGCGCGGGCCGCAATCTGGTGCCCACGCCACGCGCGCTGGAATTGCGTTACGAGGTCAGCACTCTGGTCGAGCAGGGACGCGCGCTGCTGACACCGCGTGACGACCTCGACCCGGCGGCGCTGCGCCGGACGTTCGCGGTGCAGGCCGGCGATATGGTGCTGAGCGAACTGGCCGGGCCCCTGCTGTCCGCGGTACGGGCCCAGGCTCCAGGCGTGACGCTGCGATTCCTGCCCGACATCGTGGAGGGCACCGCCGCGTTGCGCGACGGCCGGGTCGACCTCGAAGTCGGTGTGATCGACCACACCGATCCAGAGACGGCCGTGCGCCGAGTGCTCACCGATCGGGTGATCGGAGTAGCCGCCGCCGACCATCCCTTGGTCACCGATCGCGTCACCGTCGCCGCGTACGCGGCCGCGCCGCATCTGAGCATCTCGCGCACCGGCCGTTCGCACGGCCCGATCGACGACCGCTTGGCCCTGCACGGCCGCACCCGGCGGGTGGTGGCCACCGTGCCGACGCTGACCAGCGCGCTGTTCGCGGTGCGTGGCAGCGACTTGGTCTGCCCCGCGCCCGCCCTGCTGAGCGCCGCGACATTACCCGCGATCGGTCTTGCCGCGTTCGAGATACCGCTGCCGCTGCCCGAGGTCGCTATCGGGATGGCATGGCATCCGCGTAACACCGCCGACGGGGGGCATCGCTGGTTGCGCGATCTAGTGCAGGAGATCCTGCTGCGTTCTTCGGCGGCGGCGCGTCCGCCGAAGCGGAAGCGCGCCAGAGCCGCTCAGGACACCGGCGGCGGGCTGGAGAGCCGGTAG